AGTAACAATGAGGCAGATAGTGACtcagatgatgaaaatgatcgccaaaagaagaggaggaatttcaagaaggaaaagttccgtaaacaaaaaatgcCTGCAGCTAATGAACTTCCTTCTGAAAAAGCAACTATTCTGTTCGTTCCAACAAGACATCATGTGGAATACATTTCTCAACTCTTAAGAGACTGCGGATACTTGATTTCGTACATCTACGGTACTTTGGACCAACATGCTCGTAAACGTCAATTATATAATTTTAGGGCGGGCTTAACTTCCATTTTGGTTGTTACAGATGTTGCTGCAAGAGGTGTCGATATTCCAATGTTAGCCAATGTTATTAATTACACATTACCTGGttcatcaaaaatttttgtacATCGTGTAGGTAGAACTGCAAGAGCCGGTAACAAAGGTTGGGCATATTCCATTGTCGCTGAAAATGAATTACCTTACCTATTAGATTTGGAGCTATTTTTggggaaaaaaattcttctaaCACCAATGTACGATAGTCTAGTCGAcgtgatgaagaaaaggtgGATAGATGAAGGAAAACCGGAATATCAATTTCAACCCCCAAAGCTTTCTTACACAAAAAGACTCGTTCTAGGTTCATGTCCAAGACTGGATGTTGAAGGCTTAGGTGATCTTTATAAGAATCTGATGTCCTCTAATTTTGACCTTCAGTTGGCGAAGAAAACAGCCATGAAGGCAGAAAAACTTTACTACAGAACACGCACTTCCGCCTCCCCTGAATCTTTAAAGAGAAGTAAAGAGATCATTTCTTCTGGCTGGGATGCTCAAAATgcattttttggtaaaaatgaagagaaggaaaaattgGATTTTTTGGCTAAATTgcaaaacagaagaaacaAGGAAACGGTATTTGAGTTCACCAGAAACCCAGACGATGAAATGGCAGTGTTTAtgaaaaggagaagaaagCAATTAGCGCCAATTCAACGAAAGGCGACTGAAAGAAGGGAACTattagaaaaggaaagaatgGCTGGTCTTTCACATTCTATcgaagatgaaattttgaaaggTGACGATGGTGAGACAGGTTACACCGTGTCAGAGGATGCCttaaaagaatttgaagatgcGGACCAATTATTAGAAGCACAGgaaaacgaaaacaaaaagaaaaagaaaccgAAGTCTTTTAAGGATccaactttctttttaagtCACTATGCGCCAGCTGGTGACATACAAGATAAACAATTACAGATAACCAATGGGTTCGCTAATGATGCTGCTCAAGCGGCTTACGATTTAAATAGCGATGATAAAGTGCAAGTTCATAAGCAAACAGCGACCGTAAAATgggataaaaaaagaaaaaaatatgttaATACTCAAGGTATTGATAACAAGAAATATATTATTGGTGAAAGTGGCCAAAAAATCGCGGCAAGCTTCAGGTCTGGTAGATTTGATGATTGGTCGAAGGCAAGAAATTTGAAACCATTGAAGGTAGGTTCGAGAGAAACAAGCATACCATCTAACTTGCTCGAAGACCCTTCACAAGGTCCTGCTGCAAATGGTAGAACCGTCCGTGGGAAATTCAAGCATAAACAAATGAAAGCGCCTAAAATGCCAGATAAACACAGAGACAATTATTATTcgcaaaagaagaaggtggAAAAGGCTCTACAAAGTGGAATTTCCGTCAAGGGATATAATAACGCTCCGGGTCTGCGAAGCGAATTGAAGTCCACTGAGCAAATTAGAAAGGACAGGATTATAGCAGAGAAAAAACGTGCGAAGAATGCTCGTCCTTCCAAAAAGCGTAAATTTTAGATAGTTTAAAACCATCTAGATCTACAGATATATAGTTTACATATGTACCATagcaagaaaacaaaaatagaTAGCGAGTCCGTTCTTCATAATTCTTTGTAGTTCTTTGTGATTTCAGTATTTTGTCGATGTAAGTCAtgttcaatattttttttgtagcGCATTTTATTCTAACTTTCCGAT
This is a stretch of genomic DNA from Saccharomyces cerevisiae S288C chromosome IV, complete sequence. It encodes these proteins:
- the DBP10 gene encoding ATP-dependent RNA helicase DBP10 (Putative ATP-dependent RNA helicase of the DEAD-box protein family; constituent of 66S pre-ribosomal particles; essential protein involved in ribosome biogenesis); the protein is MAGVQKRKRDLEDQDDNGSEEDDIAFDIANEIALNDSESDANDSDSEVEADYGPNDVQDVIEYSSDEEEGVNNKKKAENKDIKKKKNSKKEIAAFPMLEMSDDENNASGKTQTGDDEDDVNEYFSTNNLEKTKHKKGSFPSFGLSKIVLNNIKRKGFRQPTPIQRKTIPLILQSRDIVGMARTGSGKTAAFILPMVEKLKSHSGKIGARAVILSPSRELAMQTFNVFKDFARGTELRSVLLTGGDSLEEQFGMMMTNPDVIIATPGRFLHLKVEMNLDLKSVEYVVFDEADRLFEMGFQEQLNELLASLPTTRQTLLFSATLPNSLVDFVKAGLVNPVLVRLDAETKVSENLEMLFLSSKNADREANLLYILQEIIKIPLATSEQLQKLQNSNNEADSDSDDENDRQKKRRNFKKEKFRKQKMPAANELPSEKATILFVPTRHHVEYISQLLRDCGYLISYIYGTLDQHARKRQLYNFRAGLTSILVVTDVAARGVDIPMLANVINYTLPGSSKIFVHRVGRTARAGNKGWAYSIVAENELPYLLDLELFLGKKILLTPMYDSLVDVMKKRWIDEGKPEYQFQPPKLSYTKRLVLGSCPRLDVEGLGDLYKNLMSSNFDLQLAKKTAMKAEKLYYRTRTSASPESLKRSKEIISSGWDAQNAFFGKNEEKEKLDFLAKLQNRRNKETVFEFTRNPDDEMAVFMKRRRKQLAPIQRKATERRELLEKERMAGLSHSIEDEILKGDDGETGYTVSEDALKEFEDADQLLEAQENENKKKKKPKSFKDPTFFLSHYAPAGDIQDKQLQITNGFANDAAQAAYDLNSDDKVQVHKQTATVKWDKKRKKYVNTQGIDNKKYIIGESGQKIAASFRSGRFDDWSKARNLKPLKVGSRETSIPSNLLEDPSQGPAANGRTVRGKFKHKQMKAPKMPDKHRDNYYSQKKKVEKALQSGISVKGYNNAPGLRSELKSTEQIRKDRIIAEKKRAKNARPSKKRKF